A single genomic interval of Nonomuraea rubra harbors:
- a CDS encoding 1-aminocyclopropane-1-carboxylate deaminase/D-cysteine desulfhydrase, which produces MEELLGPGLGQVRVFLLHDDNKPRKLRHNLGHSRLLTFGGAYSNLIRAVAEAGARHGIETIGVIRGEEHLPLNPTLARAAACGMTLTYLDRASYRLKHTGEVQARLRARWGDDVVILPEGGSNAAAVRGCAELPGEIEDDYDVICCPVGTGGTLAGISAGLPEGKRALGFAVLKGAGFLEGEVARLQREAYGRTWPNWSINLDYHFGGYARSTPELERFAAEHGVERVYVAKMLYGILDLARRGAFAPGTRVVAVVTGQPSTPVDA; this is translated from the coding sequence ATGGAGGAACTCCTGGGTCCAGGGCTCGGTCAGGTCCGGGTGTTCCTGCTGCACGACGACAACAAGCCGCGCAAGCTCAGGCACAACCTGGGGCATTCCCGGCTGCTGACGTTCGGCGGCGCCTACTCCAATCTCATCAGGGCCGTGGCCGAGGCCGGGGCGCGACACGGCATCGAGACCATCGGGGTCATCCGCGGCGAGGAGCACCTCCCGCTCAACCCCACGCTGGCCCGCGCGGCCGCCTGCGGCATGACCCTCACCTACCTCGACCGGGCCTCCTACCGGCTCAAGCACACCGGGGAGGTGCAGGCGCGGCTGCGGGCGCGCTGGGGCGACGACGTGGTGATCCTGCCCGAGGGCGGCAGCAACGCCGCGGCCGTACGGGGCTGCGCGGAGCTGCCGGGGGAGATCGAGGACGACTACGACGTCATCTGCTGCCCCGTGGGCACCGGGGGGACGCTGGCGGGCATCTCGGCGGGGCTGCCGGAGGGCAAGCGGGCGCTCGGGTTCGCGGTGCTGAAGGGGGCCGGGTTCCTGGAGGGGGAGGTGGCCAGGCTGCAGCGGGAGGCGTACGGGCGCACGTGGCCGAACTGGTCGATCAACCTCGACTACCACTTCGGCGGGTACGCCCGATCCACCCCCGAGCTGGAGCGGTTCGCCGCCGAGCACGGGGTGGAGCGCGTCTACGTGGCCAAGATGCTCTACGGGATCCTCGACCTGGCCCGCCGGGGCGCCTTCGCGCCCGGCACCCGCGTCGTGGCCGTCGTCACCGGTCAGCCCTCGACCCCCGTGGACGCGTGA
- a CDS encoding nitric oxide synthase oxygenase: MHTWIRNLRPFDALAAQSVLERTTDLREAERFIRLYHAENPSAGGLHARLRDISRDVARYGIYTHTFEELEFGARVAWRNSNRCIGRLYWRSLKVRDRRQVSTAEGVALECVAHLREATGNGKIRPTVTVLPPDTPALRGPRLLNDQLIRYAGYRTPDGVVGDPRNVALTETARALGWRGRGGRFDVLPLVIQPPFGDRLLCNVPGDAVLEVPLAHPDYAWFEELGLRWHAVPAISDMCLEIGGICYPCAPFNGWYMGTEIGARNLADADRYDQLPVVAQRLGLDTSTERSLWRDHALVELNVAVLYSFERAGVTMTDHHTESRRFLTHLSKEEKAGRVCPADWSWIVPPLSGSATPVFHRYYDTSVLTPAFVHHRQALA, encoded by the coding sequence GTGCACACCTGGATCAGAAACCTTCGCCCCTTCGACGCGCTCGCCGCCCAGTCGGTGCTCGAGCGCACCACCGACCTGCGTGAGGCCGAGCGCTTCATCAGGCTCTACCACGCCGAGAACCCCTCGGCGGGCGGCCTGCACGCGCGCCTGCGCGACATCAGCAGGGACGTGGCCCGCTACGGGATCTACACGCACACGTTCGAGGAGCTCGAGTTCGGGGCCAGGGTGGCCTGGCGCAACAGCAACCGCTGCATCGGGCGGCTGTACTGGCGCTCGCTCAAGGTACGCGACCGCAGGCAGGTGAGCACGGCCGAGGGGGTCGCCCTCGAATGCGTGGCCCACCTGCGCGAGGCCACCGGGAACGGCAAGATCAGGCCGACCGTCACCGTGCTGCCCCCCGACACGCCCGCCCTGCGCGGCCCCCGGCTGCTGAACGACCAGCTCATCCGCTACGCCGGGTACCGCACCCCCGACGGCGTCGTGGGGGACCCGCGCAACGTCGCGCTCACGGAGACAGCCAGGGCGCTGGGCTGGCGCGGCCGGGGCGGCCGGTTCGACGTGCTGCCGCTGGTCATCCAGCCGCCGTTCGGCGACCGGCTGCTGTGCAACGTGCCGGGGGACGCCGTGCTGGAGGTGCCGCTGGCGCATCCCGACTACGCCTGGTTCGAGGAGCTGGGGCTGCGCTGGCACGCCGTACCGGCCATCTCGGACATGTGCCTGGAGATCGGCGGCATCTGCTACCCCTGCGCGCCCTTCAACGGCTGGTACATGGGCACCGAGATCGGCGCCCGCAACCTCGCGGACGCCGACAGGTACGACCAGCTCCCGGTGGTGGCGCAGCGGCTCGGCCTGGACACCTCCACCGAGCGTTCCCTGTGGCGCGACCACGCGCTGGTGGAGCTGAACGTGGCGGTGCTGTACTCGTTCGAGCGGGCGGGGGTCACGATGACCGACCACCACACGGAGTCGCGCCGGTTCCTGACCCACCTGTCGAAGGAGGAGAAGGCCGGGCGGGTCTGCCCGGCGGACTGGTCGTGGATCGTGCCGCCGCTATCGGGCAGCGCCACGCCCGTCTTCCACCGCTACTACGACACCAGCGTCCTGACTCCCGCCTTCGTCCACCACCGTCAGGCGCTCGCGTAG
- the galK gene encoding galactokinase — MRVVEAFRAAFGASPQTVWHAPGRVNLIGEHTDYNDGFVLPFAVPWGVTAALTPRDDDTIRLLSLQSDSGEPVTLASREESTGWTRYVVGVLAMLGDRVRGADIAIDGDVPSGAGLSSSAALEVSVASALNDVHDLGMTPMELALLSQKAENDFVGMPCGIMDQAASALCEEGHALFLDCRSLGSRNIPLDLASHGLSMLIIDTQVHHEHAGGEYAKRRAECESAARKLGVAALRDVTDLGGALAQLQGDERKRVEHVVAENHRVEALVGLLRAGAVTEIGALMNASHLSLRDLYEVSSPELDVAVEAAVKGGARGARMTGGGFGGSAIALVPLERLDSVKESVSNAYAERGFKAPRFLPATAARGAHRLS, encoded by the coding sequence ATGCGCGTTGTTGAAGCTTTTCGTGCCGCCTTCGGCGCGTCCCCTCAGACCGTCTGGCATGCTCCCGGCAGGGTCAACCTGATCGGCGAGCACACCGACTACAACGACGGCTTCGTCCTGCCGTTCGCGGTGCCGTGGGGCGTGACCGCCGCTCTCACGCCACGCGACGACGACACGATCCGGCTCCTCTCCCTCCAGTCCGACTCGGGCGAGCCGGTCACCCTGGCGAGCCGCGAGGAGTCCACGGGCTGGACCCGCTACGTCGTCGGCGTCCTGGCCATGCTGGGCGACCGGGTGCGGGGCGCGGACATCGCGATCGACGGCGACGTGCCCTCGGGCGCGGGCCTGAGCTCCAGCGCCGCCCTCGAGGTGTCCGTCGCCTCGGCGCTCAACGACGTGCACGACCTCGGCATGACGCCGATGGAGCTCGCCCTGCTCAGCCAGAAGGCCGAGAACGACTTCGTCGGCATGCCCTGCGGCATCATGGACCAGGCCGCCTCTGCGCTCTGCGAGGAGGGCCACGCGCTCTTCCTCGACTGCCGCTCGCTCGGCTCCCGCAACATCCCGCTCGACCTGGCCTCCCACGGCCTGAGCATGCTCATCATCGACACGCAGGTGCACCACGAGCACGCCGGCGGCGAGTACGCCAAGCGCCGCGCCGAGTGCGAGTCCGCGGCCCGCAAGCTCGGCGTCGCCGCCCTGCGCGACGTCACCGACCTGGGAGGCGCGCTCGCGCAGCTCCAGGGCGACGAGCGCAAGCGCGTGGAGCACGTCGTCGCGGAGAACCACCGCGTCGAGGCCCTCGTCGGCCTGCTCCGCGCGGGCGCAGTCACGGAGATCGGCGCCCTGATGAACGCCTCCCATCTGTCGCTGCGGGACCTGTACGAGGTCTCGTCACCCGAGCTGGACGTGGCCGTGGAGGCCGCCGTCAAGGGCGGAGCCCGCGGCGCGCGCATGACCGGCGGCGGCTTCGGCGGCTCGGCGATCGCGCTGGTGCCGCTGGAGCGCCTCGACAGCGTCAAGGAGTCGGTGTCGAACGCCTACGCCGAGCGCGGCTTCAAGGCCCCCCGCTTCCTCCCGGCCACCGCGGCCAGGGGCGCCCACCGCCTCTCCTGA
- a CDS encoding tyrosine-protein phosphatase gives MRRDLVWDGCHNVRDLGGLRAAGGRRTRWGAVVRSDTPDRLTASGWAAAAAHGVRTIVDLRIPGEHHADPGHRPPGMTVVSLPLDSRDDPGHGRYNGTPFYLRHHLDSLPHRSARVLRAIAQAPPGGVLVHCVAGRDRTGLIAILLLALAGVAPEDILDDYERSATRLSALYALLGQPDDAVRVRARLEAAGTTTTAVVTELLAGLDVEERLRAGGLTAAELDALRERLTVVDEGGSQDAGVVVAVEDGRGAAR, from the coding sequence ATGCGACGCGATCTGGTCTGGGACGGCTGTCACAACGTGCGCGATCTGGGCGGCCTGCGAGCGGCCGGCGGCAGGCGTACGCGCTGGGGAGCGGTGGTGCGCTCCGACACGCCCGACCGGCTCACCGCGAGCGGGTGGGCGGCAGCGGCGGCCCACGGCGTACGGACCATCGTGGACCTGCGCATCCCCGGCGAGCACCACGCCGACCCCGGCCACCGCCCGCCCGGGATGACCGTCGTCAGCCTGCCACTGGACAGCCGCGACGACCCGGGGCACGGCCGGTACAACGGCACGCCCTTCTACCTGCGCCACCACCTCGACAGCCTGCCCCACCGCAGCGCGCGGGTGCTGCGCGCCATCGCCCAGGCGCCCCCTGGCGGGGTGCTCGTGCACTGCGTGGCGGGCCGCGACCGCACGGGCCTGATCGCCATCCTGCTGCTCGCCCTGGCCGGGGTCGCCCCGGAGGACATCCTGGACGACTACGAGCGCTCCGCGACCCGTCTGAGCGCCCTGTACGCCCTCCTGGGGCAGCCCGACGACGCCGTGCGCGTACGCGCCCGCCTGGAGGCGGCCGGCACCACGACCACCGCGGTGGTCACGGAGCTGCTGGCGGGCCTGGACGTCGAGGAGCGCCTGAGGGCGGGCGGCCTGACCGCGGCCGAGCTGGACGCGCTACGCGAGCGCCTGACGGTGGTGGACGAAGGCGGGAGTCAGGACGCTGGTGTCGTAGTAGCGGTGGAAGACGGGCGTGGCGCTGCCCGATAG
- a CDS encoding serine/threonine-protein kinase — MTRCAQPGCTGTIEDGYCDLCGHAAVPPPVPAAVPSAPSSGAFSGPVPTQPVGSRPVSGPVSSGRSRAGVLATVADLPSVPYRDPATAVMANPEVPEDKRYCANPACAKPVGRSRDGRPGLTDGFCPHCRTQFSFTPKLDKGDLVAGQYRVLGCLAHGGLGWIYLASDENLDGRWVVLKGLLNTMDAEAIAAAEAERKFLTTLDHPNIVKIHNFQRWAGHGYIVMEYVGGQSLHELRRKGPLPLREALMYGREILHAFAYMHENQTVYCDLKPANVIRVGKRLKVIDMGAVQPFGSPVGSSWGTAGYHAPELDTMPSSVTTDLYTVARTLAVLAIPGWSPAKGGVAGPLPADCGHPSFTRLLHRATAVNPADRFQSAEEMEEQLVGVLREVCAQEDGVPYPALSTLFGPERRAVGTALAESDEEVFGPLDPAAVARALPVPLVDPADPAAASLAGLIGRDGRELIDQLAAMPQTPETRLMRVRLLAESGAAETPAALNELDRELPGDWRVTWYRGVLGLATGQAGQAVALFDACLSALPGEAAPKLALAFALECAGKPAASWYELVWRTDRTYVSAAFGLARSGRMGVLDEVPATSVYRVPAQVALAASVVRRPDLSAVKPADLVGAVERVSNQADLDPRRRDLLVAEVLGGALAWLENNPPPKDVRLADAPFTEPGLRRRLESLFRRLAQAADSRSERHALIDQANAVRPRTWL, encoded by the coding sequence ATGACCCGCTGCGCGCAGCCAGGCTGCACGGGGACGATCGAGGACGGCTACTGCGACCTCTGCGGCCACGCGGCGGTTCCACCACCCGTCCCCGCCGCGGTGCCTTCGGCACCGTCGTCGGGGGCGTTCTCCGGCCCCGTGCCGACCCAGCCGGTGGGCAGCAGACCGGTGAGCGGCCCGGTCAGCAGCGGCAGGTCGCGGGCCGGCGTGCTGGCCACCGTCGCCGACCTGCCCTCGGTCCCCTACCGCGACCCGGCCACCGCCGTCATGGCCAATCCCGAGGTGCCCGAGGACAAGCGGTACTGCGCCAACCCGGCGTGCGCCAAGCCGGTGGGACGCTCCCGTGACGGGCGGCCGGGGCTGACGGACGGGTTCTGCCCGCACTGCCGCACGCAGTTCTCCTTCACCCCCAAGCTGGACAAGGGCGACCTGGTCGCCGGCCAGTACCGCGTGCTGGGCTGCCTGGCGCACGGCGGGCTCGGCTGGATCTACCTGGCCTCCGACGAGAACCTCGACGGCCGCTGGGTGGTGCTCAAGGGCCTGCTCAACACCATGGACGCCGAGGCGATCGCGGCGGCGGAGGCCGAGCGCAAGTTCCTCACCACGCTCGACCACCCGAACATCGTCAAGATCCACAACTTCCAGCGCTGGGCCGGCCACGGCTACATCGTCATGGAGTACGTCGGCGGCCAGTCGCTGCACGAGCTGCGCCGCAAGGGCCCGCTGCCGCTGCGCGAGGCCCTCATGTACGGCAGGGAGATCCTGCACGCCTTCGCCTACATGCACGAGAACCAGACGGTCTACTGCGACCTCAAGCCCGCGAACGTGATCCGGGTCGGCAAGCGGCTCAAGGTCATCGACATGGGCGCGGTGCAGCCGTTCGGCTCGCCGGTGGGCTCGTCGTGGGGCACTGCCGGCTACCACGCCCCCGAGCTGGACACGATGCCGTCGTCGGTGACCACCGACCTCTACACCGTGGCCAGGACGCTGGCGGTGCTGGCGATCCCCGGCTGGAGCCCGGCCAAGGGCGGCGTGGCCGGGCCGCTGCCGGCGGACTGCGGGCACCCGTCGTTCACCCGGCTGCTGCACAGGGCGACCGCGGTGAACCCGGCCGACCGGTTCCAGAGCGCCGAGGAGATGGAGGAGCAGCTCGTCGGCGTGCTGCGGGAGGTCTGCGCGCAGGAGGACGGGGTGCCGTACCCGGCGCTCTCGACGTTGTTCGGGCCGGAGCGCAGGGCGGTCGGGACGGCGCTGGCGGAGTCGGACGAGGAGGTGTTCGGGCCGCTCGACCCGGCGGCGGTGGCGCGGGCGCTGCCGGTGCCGCTGGTGGACCCGGCCGACCCCGCGGCGGCCTCGCTGGCCGGCCTGATCGGGCGCGACGGCCGGGAGCTGATCGACCAGCTCGCCGCGATGCCCCAGACGCCCGAGACCAGGCTCATGCGGGTCAGGCTGCTGGCCGAGTCGGGCGCGGCCGAGACGCCCGCCGCGCTGAACGAGCTGGACCGCGAGCTGCCCGGCGACTGGCGGGTCACCTGGTACCGCGGGGTGCTGGGCCTGGCGACCGGGCAGGCGGGCCAGGCGGTCGCGCTGTTCGACGCGTGCCTGTCGGCGCTGCCCGGCGAGGCGGCGCCCAAGCTGGCGCTGGCGTTCGCGCTGGAGTGCGCGGGCAAGCCGGCGGCCTCCTGGTACGAGCTGGTCTGGCGCACCGACAGGACCTACGTCAGCGCGGCGTTCGGGCTGGCCAGGTCGGGGCGGATGGGCGTGCTGGACGAGGTGCCCGCCACGTCCGTCTACCGGGTGCCGGCGCAGGTGGCGCTGGCCGCGTCGGTGGTGCGGCGGCCCGATCTGAGCGCGGTGAAGCCGGCCGACCTGGTGGGCGCGGTCGAACGGGTGTCGAACCAGGCCGATCTCGACCCGCGCCGCCGCGACCTGCTCGTGGCCGAGGTGCTGGGCGGGGCGCTGGCCTGGCTGGAGAACAACCCGCCGCCCAAGGACGTGCGGCTGGCCGACGCGCCGTTCACCGAACCGGGGCTGCGCAGGCGGCTGGAGTCCCTCTTCCGCAGGCTGGCGCAGGCGGCGGACTCCCGCAGCGAACGCCACGCCCTGATCGACCAGGCCAACGCCGTGCGCCCGAGGACGTGGCTGTGA
- a CDS encoding DUF6766 family protein, which yields MRWLKENSLSLAFLIMFLLAVGGQAVAGMMQYNDQQAANGAEPVSLLQYVASSAFAVDVAENWQSEYLQFFLFIMLTVWLVQKGSPESKEPHKAGAESDEDQQIGPHADADSPAWAKVRGIRLWLFSNSLGLVMGAVFLLSWLAQSVAGQAAYNAERLGDLRDPVSWGAYVTSPEFWDRSLQNWQSELLAVLSMVVLSIYLRQRGSPESKPVGAAHASTGVEG from the coding sequence GTGAGATGGCTCAAGGAGAACTCGCTGTCGCTGGCGTTCCTGATCATGTTCCTGCTGGCGGTGGGCGGGCAGGCCGTGGCCGGGATGATGCAGTACAACGACCAGCAGGCCGCCAACGGGGCCGAGCCGGTCTCGCTGCTCCAGTACGTCGCCTCGTCGGCGTTCGCGGTGGACGTGGCGGAGAACTGGCAGTCGGAGTACCTGCAGTTCTTCCTGTTCATCATGCTCACCGTCTGGCTCGTCCAGAAGGGCTCGCCCGAGTCCAAGGAGCCGCACAAGGCCGGGGCCGAGTCCGACGAGGACCAGCAGATCGGGCCGCACGCCGACGCGGACTCCCCCGCCTGGGCCAAGGTCAGGGGGATCAGGCTGTGGTTGTTCAGCAACTCGCTCGGGCTGGTGATGGGGGCCGTCTTCCTGCTGTCGTGGCTGGCGCAGTCGGTGGCGGGGCAGGCGGCGTACAACGCCGAGCGGCTCGGTGACCTGCGGGATCCGGTCTCGTGGGGCGCCTACGTCACCTCGCCGGAGTTCTGGGACCGCAGCCTGCAGAACTGGCAGTCGGAGCTGCTGGCCGTGCTCTCGATGGTGGTGCTGTCGATCTACCTGCGCCAGCGCGGATCACCCGAGTCCAAGCCGGTGGGTGCGGCTCACGCGTCCACGGGGGTCGAGGGCTGA
- a CDS encoding PP2C family serine/threonine-protein phosphatase: MTGDETTAGQAAVTGDETTAGQGAGREAATEGGSVTGSAGVCPVCEAPVLAGDAYCEACGHALGAPACASCGAAAVDAEGYCERCGARQPTGRDHAEIVLGGGAAALTDRGLRRSRNEDAVALLEAGGTIVTVVCDGVGSSPRADEASAAAIETASAALARGLSHEEAFELAGRAVTKLATSLDDAPACTYIAAVVTRDGGVTLGWAGDTRAYLLPAGTMLTEDDAVETGEITAWLGADAEDAGPHVRTLPPGTPGLLLICSDGLWRYLDGYDYPTAGTPLELAREMLRHALASGGQDNVTIALIPLGEAHG; encoded by the coding sequence GTGACCGGCGACGAGACCACGGCCGGGCAAGCGGCCGTGACCGGCGACGAGACCACGGCCGGGCAAGGGGCCGGGCGCGAGGCTGCGACGGAGGGCGGGAGCGTGACCGGGAGCGCTGGGGTGTGCCCGGTGTGCGAGGCGCCGGTGCTGGCGGGCGACGCCTACTGCGAGGCGTGCGGCCACGCCCTGGGCGCGCCGGCCTGCGCGTCCTGCGGCGCGGCGGCCGTGGACGCGGAGGGGTACTGCGAGCGGTGCGGCGCCCGCCAGCCCACCGGCAGGGACCACGCCGAGATCGTGCTCGGCGGCGGGGCCGCGGCGCTGACCGACAGGGGGCTGCGGCGCAGCCGCAACGAGGACGCGGTGGCGCTGCTGGAGGCGGGCGGCACGATCGTGACCGTGGTCTGCGACGGCGTGGGCAGCTCGCCCAGGGCCGACGAGGCCTCGGCGGCGGCGATCGAGACCGCCTCGGCGGCGCTGGCCAGGGGCCTGTCGCACGAGGAGGCGTTCGAGCTGGCCGGCCGCGCCGTGACCAAGCTGGCGACCTCCCTGGACGACGCCCCCGCCTGCACCTACATCGCCGCGGTGGTGACGCGGGACGGCGGCGTCACGCTCGGCTGGGCCGGCGACACGCGGGCGTACCTGCTGCCCGCCGGCACGATGCTGACCGAGGACGACGCCGTGGAGACCGGCGAGATCACCGCGTGGCTCGGCGCCGACGCCGAGGACGCCGGCCCGCACGTCCGCACGCTCCCCCCGGGAACGCCCGGCCTGCTCCTGATCTGCAGCGACGGCCTGTGGCGCTACCTGGACGGCTACGACTACCCCACGGCGGGGACCCCGCTGGAGCTGGCCCGCGAGATGCTGCGCCACGCGCTGGCCTCCGGCGGCCAGGACAACGTGACGATCGCCTTGATCCCCCTAGGAGAAGCGCATGGGTGA
- a CDS encoding sensor histidine kinase codes for MSDDGPGVPAADKERIFDRFFRGADARVSDAGGSGLGLPISRQIAEVHGGTLHAADRADRADRADRADRADRADRAPGAPGALMVLRLPLGGRS; via the coding sequence GTGAGCGACGACGGCCCGGGCGTGCCCGCCGCCGACAAGGAGCGGATCTTCGACCGGTTCTTCCGCGGCGCCGACGCGCGCGTCAGCGACGCGGGAGGCAGCGGGCTGGGCCTGCCCATCTCCCGCCAGATCGCCGAGGTCCACGGCGGCACCCTGCACGCCGCCGACCGCGCCGACCGCGCCGACCGCGCCGACCGCGCCGACCGCGCCGACCGCGCCGACCGCGCCCCCGGAGCCCCCGGAGCACTGATGGTCCTGCGCCTGCCCCTGGGCGGCCGGTCCTGA
- a CDS encoding amylo-alpha-1,6-glucosidase, producing the protein MEARPAVDDAALGREALAVLEANWTGTGTVPAPGLYPHQWSWDSAFVAIGLARHRPDRARDELLSLLRGQWATGMVPHIVFHTREAYFPGPSVWRSQEHDAAPRVLTSGLTAPPLHGLALWWLYRHTGDAAFVRKAYPALAAQHDYLSTARDLGGAGLAAIVHPWESGMDDSPAWDSALDALPVIRYGYRNVEMDERHPDSDHDRYVWLAMRYRDAGYSPDYLRDEHPFAIEDPMFNGIWLASCQALAELAPLAGADPAPHAEHAERLRQAMLDRLWDGCFYARDLRAGRLIRVCTVGAFGPLLDPGLPADRLQAAVEVLESARFMGATGYPVPSTEIRASQFDRTRYWRGPSWVNTNWLLRRAAAVHSLDHLGQQLTNGTLRLVRQAGFRECFDPFDGSGRGCRDFSWSAALTLDLLADNVGE; encoded by the coding sequence ATGGAGGCGCGGCCCGCGGTAGACGATGCCGCGCTCGGGCGTGAGGCGCTGGCCGTGCTCGAGGCGAACTGGACGGGCACCGGCACCGTGCCCGCCCCAGGGCTCTATCCCCACCAGTGGAGCTGGGACTCCGCGTTCGTCGCCATCGGCCTGGCCAGGCATCGGCCGGACCGGGCCCGCGACGAGCTGCTCAGCCTGCTGCGGGGGCAGTGGGCGACGGGCATGGTGCCGCACATCGTCTTCCACACGCGCGAGGCGTACTTCCCGGGGCCGTCCGTGTGGCGTTCGCAGGAGCACGACGCCGCGCCGCGCGTGCTCACCTCGGGCCTCACCGCGCCGCCGCTGCACGGGCTGGCGCTGTGGTGGCTCTACCGGCACACCGGTGACGCCGCGTTCGTCAGGAAGGCGTACCCGGCTCTCGCCGCCCAGCACGACTACCTCTCCACCGCGCGCGACCTCGGCGGCGCGGGGCTGGCCGCGATCGTGCACCCCTGGGAGTCGGGCATGGACGACAGCCCGGCCTGGGACTCCGCACTCGACGCGCTGCCCGTGATCAGGTACGGCTACCGCAACGTCGAGATGGACGAGCGCCACCCCGACAGCGACCACGACCGCTACGTCTGGCTGGCGATGCGCTACCGCGACGCCGGATACAGCCCCGATTACCTGCGCGACGAGCATCCGTTCGCGATCGAGGACCCGATGTTCAACGGGATCTGGCTGGCCTCCTGCCAGGCCCTGGCCGAGCTGGCGCCCCTGGCGGGCGCCGATCCCGCGCCCCACGCCGAGCACGCAGAACGCCTCAGGCAGGCCATGCTCGACCGGCTGTGGGACGGCTGCTTCTACGCCAGGGACCTGCGGGCCGGGCGGCTCATCCGGGTGTGCACCGTCGGCGCGTTCGGGCCGCTGCTGGACCCGGGGCTGCCCGCCGACCGGCTGCAGGCCGCGGTGGAGGTGCTGGAGTCGGCCAGGTTCATGGGGGCGACGGGCTATCCCGTGCCGAGCACCGAGATCCGCGCCTCCCAGTTCGACCGCACGCGTTACTGGCGCGGCCCCTCCTGGGTGAACACCAACTGGCTGCTGCGCCGCGCCGCCGCCGTGCACTCCCTCGACCACCTCGGCCAGCAGCTCACCAACGGCACCCTGCGGCTCGTCCGCCAGGCCGGCTTCCGCGAGTGCTTCGACCCGTTCGACGGGAGCGGGCGGGGCTGCCGGGACTTCTCCTGGAGCGCGGCGCTCACCCTGGATCTGCTCGCCGATAACGTAGGGGAATGA
- a CDS encoding enoyl-CoA hydratase-related protein: MVDLVLSTLDDQGVLTLTFNRPDTLNAWTDAMGRRYFDLLAEAEQNPDVRAVVVTGAGKGFCSGADFKTLNAIQTGSYDEVPDPRPNTFPTTIGKPIVAAVNGACAGLGMVHALVCDLVFTAEEAKWTTAFSRRGLIAEYGLSWVLPRIMGQQRAMDVLLSGRVFTGREAYELGLANRAVPGDRLLREAQEYAAELAGYSAPASMAIIKRQVWHDWDATLEESAKAATQEMIASFGRPDFAEGVASFLERRPPNFPPLP; the protein is encoded by the coding sequence ATGGTGGACCTCGTGCTCTCGACCCTCGACGACCAGGGCGTGCTCACCCTGACCTTCAACCGGCCCGACACGCTCAACGCGTGGACCGATGCCATGGGGCGGCGCTACTTCGACCTGCTGGCGGAGGCCGAGCAGAACCCCGACGTGCGTGCCGTGGTGGTCACGGGCGCGGGCAAGGGCTTCTGCTCGGGGGCCGACTTCAAGACGCTGAACGCCATCCAGACCGGCTCGTACGACGAGGTGCCCGACCCGCGGCCCAACACCTTCCCCACGACCATCGGCAAGCCGATCGTGGCCGCGGTCAACGGGGCCTGCGCGGGGCTCGGCATGGTGCACGCGCTCGTCTGCGACCTCGTCTTCACGGCCGAGGAGGCCAAGTGGACGACGGCCTTCTCGCGCCGCGGGCTGATCGCCGAGTACGGGCTCTCCTGGGTGCTGCCCCGGATCATGGGGCAGCAGCGGGCCATGGACGTCCTGCTGTCCGGCCGGGTGTTCACCGGGCGGGAGGCGTACGAGCTGGGCCTGGCCAACCGCGCCGTCCCGGGGGACAGGTTGCTGCGGGAGGCGCAGGAGTACGCGGCGGAGCTGGCGGGCTACAGCGCGCCGGCGTCGATGGCGATCATCAAGCGGCAGGTGTGGCACGACTGGGACGCCACGCTGGAGGAGTCCGCCAAGGCCGCCACGCAGGAGATGATCGCCTCGTTCGGGCGGCCCGACTTCGCGGAGGGCGTCGCCAGCTTCCTGGAGCGGCGCCCGCCGAACTTCCCGCCTCTTCCCTGA
- a CDS encoding YtxH domain-containing protein, which translates to MRYRMTFAVGLAVGYVLGSRAGRERYEQIKRTAQRVADNPRVQEVAGVVGAQASKFAGMARSKVGGTLQQRIPFLHSDGHQPETGTGWPDEEVAAQKARESGIPY; encoded by the coding sequence ATGCGTTATCGGATGACATTCGCTGTTGGTCTGGCCGTCGGCTACGTGCTCGGCAGCCGGGCGGGACGCGAACGGTACGAGCAGATCAAGCGGACGGCGCAGCGCGTCGCCGACAACCCCCGGGTGCAGGAAGTGGCCGGGGTGGTCGGGGCGCAGGCGTCGAAGTTCGCGGGGATGGCCAGGTCGAAGGTGGGGGGCACGCTGCAGCAGCGGATCCCGTTCCTCCACTCGGACGGGCACCAGCCCGAGACCGGCACCGGCTGGCCCGACGAGGAGGTCGCGGCCCAGAAGGCCCGGGAGAGCGGCATCCCCTACTGA